The genomic window cagGGGAAAGGTGTGTCTCATGGTACGAAAAATATGTTAACTATGAGCTTTCTTTAGGATGTGTTCCACTGAGGGTACGGGAAGACTCTAGATGTTGACTGGTCATCATCCAATGCCCAAGATTTAAAAGTTAGAACAGATCTGGAATGAGAGTAAAGAGTCCAGTgttaatcaaagagaaaattagacATGAACACAGACAAGGAAGGAATGATTGAAGAGATGTGCATTAATAGCAGTTCTCCCAAACAAGAACACCAAAGACAAAGGAGAGTTTCCTCCATTTATGAGGGACATGGCTAAGAACCAAGAGTTCCTTCACTGGTGATTTATTTTGCAACTGTCAAATGCCTTTCCAGAGCCACTTGATTCTGTGCTCTTTGGACTTTATAGACAGCCCCTGAAAATCACAGAGAGCTTCTGCCACTGAAGACACACATGTATAAAGAACATGAATGGGAAGGGGAAAAAGGCTCATGGAGAAAAACATCATGACAAACTAATGACCAGGGAAGGACCAGCAGGTGTAGTAACCATGGGGACCCAtattttgaagaaagtcatgCTCAGCCACACACAAAAGGCAATTTCAGCTATACTCTGAGGCAGTTCTTTGACAAATTAGCTAAATCTGACCATCATTTCATGGTGGGTGGAAGTCCATGGGGGAGAGAAGTCTTCAAAAATAACAGGCTGAATACTAGTGGGAGGCCAGATTCTGGGTGTTTAAAAGTTTGGCCACACTGTCCAAACTTTGTGACGGGCTGTCAGGCACTCAGACCCCCTCCATAAACAACATGTTCTCATGTCTCAGAGGGCCCCCTCACCCCAGGGAAAGGTTCCTAAGGGTTTGTGGTGTCCCTGGCAGGTGTGCGTGGCTCTCCAAATTCCAAGACAGCAACCAGTGGCTACAAATAGACCTAAAAGAGGTCAAGGTCATTTCAGGGATCCTTACCCAGGGGCGCTGTGACATCGATGAGTGGATGACCAAGTACAGCGTGCAGTACAGGAGCGATGAAAGTCTGAACTGGGTGTTTTATAAGGACCAAACCGGAAACAATCGGGTAAGTGCGGTTTACCCCCAAAGCACCTTCAGTGCCACAGAGAATGAGTGTCACTCTTAATGCTCTGAATCCTCCTCTCCACATAGCATTGGCTGGTCAACGCTGGCTAGCAGGACTGTTCCAGACTCATTGTCTTCGTGAGTCTGATACTCTAGTACCATTGGCAGTGAAGGGCTTGTCCACATTTCACCTCTCCTTACTTTTGCTTGGATTTTTGTTATGTTGGACCCAATTTCAATGGTTTTTCAGGCCTTATAGTGCTAGAGAGACCAGTGGTGTGATATCTGGAGGTACTGACAATTGGGGATGGcatatggttctggggattgaactcaggccatcATACATGATAGACACATGGTCAAAAGTAAGAATCAAAAGGAAGTTGATCGAGAAATATTTGACAGTCCAGCCACTACACACATGATTAAAAGTTCATCCTTTGTACAGAGAAGGTCTCAAATCTTTGAGAAGCCTTTTAATCTTCCCCATTTCTGAGGGCCAACATCCGAATTTGTTCACCATAGAATGAACAGCATGGACTCTTGAAaagcacatatacatatataaatgcaaaatataCTCTACAAATATGTTTAGTATATTAACATAAAACATACAAATTAATTCACATGATATTAACATGCATCACATATAGCATAAATGTTTAACAAACATTAGCATAATTTGATAATGAATATAACAGATATGTGTCACCTGAACATAATGTATATTTGCACTGTGCTAAAAATGCTCTAGCTGTTCTGAAAATATTAACCATCCTTCTGCCTGAGAATAAAACTTCTGTCAGCTCATTTGGACATAAAATCAGGTTAAGCAGACATATGTGGCTGAAAATCAGATGGCTTTGCGGTCTCCTATGCCAATTCAGACAGCAAGACATGCATGGGATGGATTTCAAGAAGTCTGAACACAATAGGAAAGATAATCTTTATACTAGGACATTATTTCATTTCGTTCTCATTATTAAGGCTTTTCAAAAAGATAGGAGAATTCTTTTTCCAGCCCTGTCTGTATTTCTAAAGGTCTTGAGGATGCTTGCAAAGAGGCCTATCCTGAGATTCCTGAGCCCTCTGAAGCCTGTTTctccttcattctctctctctctctctctctctctctctctctctctctctctctctctctctctctctctcatccccctTGAGTAGGTTCAAGGGTAGTTCAAGGGCAAACAGCATTGAGAAGGGGATAAAAGGTGGTACAAATGGGAAGACTGAAAGGTCATGTCAGCAGGGGTgttcttgtttgttgttgttgttgttgtttttgatagTTCAATGTGGTAGccagttttttttcccccagaacaTAATCCTTAAAGAGAATCAAATAATTCTTTCTTGTCCAGCAAAGCACTATGATTCTGGAACGAGTGAGAAGGATGATTCCAGAAAAACACAGCCAGACTTTCAGTGCAGCTTTTTCTAACAGCCTCTGCATCATTTCTAGCCAGAAAAATAAGCACTATTGTCCTTTTGCTCTTTGCTCTGAGCACTACCTATCCCCTTCCAAaatctttcttctatttcctttctaatataaGGTCCAAGTCCTGAAGTCCTTGCTATTTGCAATAAAGTAGACACACACCCTTCTTCCCCTTTTGCTCATATCCTCAGGGCCAGCTTGAGAGATTTGACTACAGTCTGATATGGGAACAGAGACACACTGCTCTTGAGTCAGATGGCCCTTCTCAACATTTGTTATAAAATCAAAATGAGTTAAGCCTAAGATTAGTGGCAAGAACAGAGATGCTTTGTCCTTTCACATGATCCAAGAGAAGCTTCTGTGAGGGTGgaagtctgtattttttttttttttttggtttttgggccacacccggcagtgctcaggggttactcctggctgtctgctcagaaatagctcctggcaggcaccggggaccatatgggacaccgggattcgaaccaaccacctttggtcctggatcggctgcttgcaaggcaaacaccgctgtgctatctctctgggccctgtatttTCTAATTCATAGTCACATCACCTGAACCATACTTCGCTTGTGACTGAGAAAACAAACTGCTATCAAGTTTCActtattcattttggtttgggggccacacccagcagtgttggtgatcaaccaaccccccccccacaaacacacacacacacatacacacaaagcaaTGAGCTACAGCCTTTCAAGCCTCTCTCAGGCCCCATTAGCTGACTGTGGCAACCGTATTGGATGGCACATTCAGCTCTAGACACCCCCATATAGGGCCCTGGAGGTGCCCATAGAGAGCACGTAGTAGGAGCAGGAGTGTTGGAGGCTTTGAAACAAGCACATTTTTCTGTTAGAAGTTGGGGCCTGCTGGAGAGACAATGTTTTCTACCTTCTTCCCAATCGCCATGTGTCAAGACTAgtacttcctccctctttctagGTCTTCTATGGAAATTCAGACCGCACCTCCACAGTCCAGAACCTGCTCCGACCCCCAATCATTGCCCGCTTCATCAGATTGATCCCGCTGGGCTGGCATGTTCGCATTGCAATCCGGATGGAGCTGCTGCAGTGTGCCAGCAAATGTGCCTGACGAGGGTTGGGACTGGTTTGAGAATTCTCTCTGACTCTCCGTCTCTCGGTCTCTCTCCCTCAGTGTTTGCGAttttaaagaaagcaaataataaaatgaacacatttcCCCACTCTGAGccaaagaaaataagaacaaagaaaatgtcCCTAAAACATCTTTCATACAAAAGCCTCAGTAGCAGGGGTAATTTGCTGCgttggttttctgtttttgtttttgtctcagTGACACCATGAGAGGTTGCAGGCCCAGGGGAATACAAAGCAGCCCTGataataggaattttttttcttttaccacaCTCAAAACAGGAACAGTCTCATGAAGCTTCCCTTTGATGCccaaggagagccagagagcaGTGAACTCCCAGTTTTTTAGAACCTTAGACCAGAGAATATGCAGAGTGAGGTGGTGTGGGGGGGGAGACTGACTGGTGGAGATGGGATTGAAGGATAGGAGGCTCTGTCCTGGTCCCCTCTGGAGTACTGAGTCTGGAGCACTCATTTTACACCATCCCATCTTGCAACTCCTTCAGGTCAAGCAGTTCCCGGGGTTACAAGTGAAGACAGGGCAGGCAGCATGTGGGAGCAGCAGTCTCCCTATATGACCAGAATATACCAGAATTTGCTTCATCTATGGATCTATGGCATCTATGGATGCCACCCTTCAACTTTAGGGAGGCAGTGGGCCTGAGTACTAATACTAGTTATTGGTGGTACTCTAAGTTTTAGGGGGCCTCTACAACAGGCACCCCAGACCTTGAAGGGGGTGGGAGACAAAGAAGGAAATAGTGTGAGGCAGGGAtagacatttttctaaataattttccaCATTGGAAGATTTTTTGAACAGGTTTATTGAGATCAAGTTCACATACCATACAAATTTTCACCCATTTAAAGTATACAATTCAATGAATGACTTATTATATTTAGAGCTGAGCAAGCATTATATCACAATTTTGGAAAAATTTTGTTACCCTCAAAGAAATCCCCGACTCACACATCTATCCCAGCCACTAATCTTTCTGTCTGTAGATATCTATTCTGGATATTTCATATAAATGCAATAATAAGATACGTGGTCTGGCTTCTTTGGCTTAACATAATTTTTTGAGGTTTATCATACTGTAACTTATATCAGTACTTTATCCCTTTTTATGGCTGAATATCATTCCATTGCTGGGTCAAAAACTTTTGAATATTGTcagaaatttctcaaagtagctcTACCATTTTATATCACTAACAAACAGCAATGTATTAATGTTCCAGTTTCTCCACACAAATCTGCCCTTTGATTATAGCAATCTTAGTACATTTGATGTCTTATttcattgccattttgatttgtattttcctaatgaCTGATGATGTTAAGCATCTTTGCATGGTTTGTTTCTTGGGAGGATGTCAAGAATTAAACCCATGTGAAACATGTACTCTACCACTAGTATCTCCTAGCTATATCCATGGCTTTACTTTTTGTGTATTTAAAGACCAGAGCATGCCTTCATTAGAGAAATGTTTGTCAGGTTGTTCATTCATTTAAATTGTCACTTTATTTTTGAGTTGCAAGAGTTTATTTGTTCCCAGATACAATTTTTTTATCAGATATGCTTTGCCAATATGTTCTCCTATTATGAGTGGTGCATTTTCATGCTCAGTGGAATTCTTTGAAAGACACATTTCTAAATTTTGACAAAgtctatcttatttttcttttgtgatttgTGCTTTAGACTTCATATCTGGGAAAACAGAACCCAAATCTAGATCATAAGACTTATTCTTTGGTCATAAGATTCAATTTTTccaagagttttatagttttaactCTTACATTCAGGTCTTTAGTCAATTTCAATTTTTGCGTTTGGTATGTGGTAAGAGTCCAACTTCTTCTTTGCCTGTAAATATTCAGTTGTCACAGCATCACTGATCAAAGACTATTCTTTTCCCCTACTGAAAGGCCTTAGCATCCTAGTCAATCATAAAAGTGGAGGATAGCATCCTACTGTTTTGTAAATTGTAGTTTTGTGATGAGAAACTTTGAAGCTGGAATATATATCCCCAACTTTGTTCTTCAAAAAATTCTTTATGGATTTCAAAAGTGAATCTTTGGACCTCTACAAAGAAGTCAGTGAGATTTCATATTGTACATTGCTCAGTATTTCAGGATAAACGAGGAGTTACTGAGATCAATaaaacatttatctgtagattGTTTATGATTGATAAGTTTATTTCATgacattataaaatgtattgagGGGCAATAGAATCTTGCTAATAAACACATGATGttcatagtatttatttttgtagaaaaatgtcaattagaaaatacatatatattgagtCAGAGtagagtacagtgaatagggcacttgccttgcacatagctggtcTGGgtccaatcccctggcatcctatttgacctcccaagcatcaccaggagtgattcctgagagcagagccaggagtaatccctgagccctgccaagtgtggccGAACCCACTCCcccaacatatatatttaaatgtaacaAAAACTCACTCTCAGATTAACATGCTAGAGTGTGGTCTACAGATATGGGAGGTTTTTTTGAGGAGGGTGTGGTGCTTGGGGGCAACTGACTGCTCATGCTAGGTGGGAGGGAAGTCAGTCCAGGCAGTGCTAAGGATCAGTCTGGGAATCAACCACACACAGGCAAGCAcctttaacccctgtaccatcttTTAGtccaagatgttttttttttataaaaaagaagggGTCTTAACAAATTGCAGAAGTTAAAACAACTAAGTATTAAATATTGCTAAGAATTGAGAAAAATTTCAGGGTGGATTTTTGATATTGTGGGAAGGAGGAAGTTACTTAGAGAAAGCAAAGGTGTTTCTAAATAGGGGTACCATTATAAATCCAGTCTCAGAGCCTAGAAAACCATGCTCCTTAATCAGATACTGACAGAAGCACATCTTTTTCTCTCCTGGTTTCCAAGATCTGATGACAAATTCACAGGTTGTCAGGGATGCTGTTTCCCCTATGATCCCAAGAGTAGCTCTAAGGTAGGACATTCTCAACCCTGACCATACAGGGCTGATGTGCCATTCAAATAGAATACATTCATACAAAGTATTCAGCAGCCACCCACTACACTCTTTCTAACAGCGAAGATTCTCTGCCCTTCTCTTTCCAGTTCAATAGGGCTGTCAACTGGAGTACAAATAGTAGCAATAATGTTGGAATCtctaatatttattaagaatCTATCAAGTACTTTCTAAGTCATCACCTTCATAAGTCCTcactattattttcatataaaaaagaTGAGGAGAATGAAGACAGAGACAAATTAACTTGCCCAAAGCCTCACAAGACAGAGATGATGCAGTTAGGATTCTACTTGGGCAACCTGACTGACTATAGGTTCTCTGCTTTTCAGCTCCTATACCAGAGTGTCTGGACATCATTGCTTTAGTGAAATGTCCTGTCAAATCAATGGCCACCTGCCGGGACAGAAGAGGGATGGCTGCATGTGGATGGGGCCATGTCACAAACCCCATCTATGTTTCCATAGTTGCACAGAGAAAACTCTGTTTAGGTCAGCGACTTGCCTTTAAGATAAAACTCACTTCAGCTTCAAATCCTAGCCTTGTCGCTTCAACCTGGGTGACCTAGGACAAAGTCACATAAGGTCTCTATAGAAACACTTCCTAATGGACAAAATGTGGATACTGCTTATTTTGTTGGGTTGGTAGGAAAAGATAATgttataataataacataaagCACTGGGCATTGTACCTGGTCTTAGGAAGTGCTACAGATACTTCCAAAACTACAGCTTCAAGATGGTTTcagttttgatttaaaaaatgtagttgaAATCACAGGCTACATGTCTACATGGCACTTTTTCCAGTGAAGCAATAacgtttttattgaacaaaattaaCTTAGAAAGAAAGATGGGGTGTGGTGAGGCAGGAGAAGGACTggaaatgtgttcaagagagaatactaGCTTGAAGAACAAGCCACAAGTAAAGAGACAGAGACCCTCACAGGCTAGACAATGCAAGACTTATGTTTAGGAGAACCTTGGAGTGGAGAAGTTGGTGACATGGTGCTGTGCGGAACACAAAGAACTAGCTTTAGCTCCTACCATTGatttagagagaaaaatttagagagtatgttttaaaacaaaatccaaattcTTTCTATCTGGTTTGAGCTTCCGGTTCTTCAAAGCCAAAGTGAGGACATAAAACAGGCTAGTAAAACTGGACTATATCTTGCTTTAGTAATTTCAAGTTTCAGAGGAATAGATACAACCATTCGTTTCAATACATGTTATCCCATGATGCTTTTGTGTGACAATGGCCAACGCTGAAGGTGGCAGGATGGCAGCAGAAATCACAAGGGGCCTCAAATATTTTACAATCTTTGCCCTTTAAGGAAAGTCACCTTCCCACTAGTCCCCAGTTCTAAAACAGGAAGATCCCCTTTGCTTTCCACAGGGGACTGAGCCAGGTTTGAAATCTCTTTCCATCCTCCCAAACCACCTAGTACACCTAGAGTGTCCACTGTGCAAAGGAGACAGCAACcagacaaatataaaagaaatcaaagtttgcaAAATGCCAGAGGGGGAGAAAgctttataaatagaaaaaaaaagatcaacaatGTTAAATAACAGGATTTGCTCTGCtttacattgatttttttgttcctTAAAAGGATTCCAACTTCAAAGGTCCATTATCTCTCATTTGAATTCCAACCGGAGTTCTTTACAAAGGAGCTGCCAGGGAGCAGTTCAAACCCTGGGACCACCTTGCTCAAGCTGGCAATCACTTCAGTCAGTGCAAAATCTGCATTTTATTAAAGACATTTGGGAAGATCCATTCAAAAATACATTGTGCTCAGTAAAAATTAACCATTTCATGCTAATAATTAAGTTTACCACAGAATAGATATTTGTATAGTATTTACAGCAacaatagaaattttacagaagt from Suncus etruscus isolate mSunEtr1 chromosome X, mSunEtr1.pri.cur, whole genome shotgun sequence includes these protein-coding regions:
- the RS1 gene encoding retinoschisin; this encodes MSCKIEGLLVLLLFGYEATLGSSTEDEGEDPWYHKTCKCDCHGGANTLWSAGATSLDCMPECPYHTPLGFESGEVTEDQITCSNLGQYVGWYSSWTAHKARLNSQGFGCAWLSKFQDSNQWLQIDLKEVKVISGILTQGRCDIDEWMTKYSVQYRSDESLNWVFYKDQTGNNRVFYGNSDRTSTVQNLLRPPIIARFIRLIPLGWHVRIAIRMELLQCASKCA